The sequence GCCTGCGCGCGGTCTTGGTACTTGGCAGCCGATTGCTTGTAGAGGCGCCGGCCGAGGGCGTCGTAGCCGTAGTTGACCTTGAGCCGGGCGTCTTCGTAGCCCACCAGGCGGTCGTACAGGTCCCAGGTGAAGCGGCCGTGCTGGCCGTCCAGCCAGCGCTCGCTGAGGTTGCCGCGGGGGTCGTAGCGGTAGTGGTTGCCCAGGTACTGGTGCAGCAGGTTGTCCATCTGCCGGCTGCGTTTGAGGCCGTTGGCCTGGGGCGCTTCGTGGGGGTCGAGCAGGTTGCTGGCGGGGTCGAAGGCGAAGGTTTCCGCGCCTAGCCGGCTGTGTGCGCCGAGCAGGCGGTTGAGCGGGTCGTAGCGGTAGCTGAGCGTGCCGCGGTTGCTGTCGTCGATGGTGGTCAGTTGGCCGGCGGGGTCGTAGTGGTGCTGGCGCTTG is a genomic window of Pseudomonas urmiensis containing:
- a CDS encoding RHS repeat domain-containing protein → KRQHHYDPAGQLTTIDDSNRGTLSYRYDPLNRLLGAHSRLGAETFAFDPASNLLDPHEAPQANGLKRSRQMDNLLHQYLGNHYRYDPRGNLSERWLDGQHGRFTWDLYDRLVGYEDARLKVNYGYDALGRRLYKQSAAKYQDRAQA